A window from Candidatus Rickettsiella viridis encodes these proteins:
- the atpD gene encoding F0F1 ATP synthase subunit beta translates to MKQTESTGNIVEIIGAVVDVQFSRGHVPNIYDALMVDNEGLILEVQQQLGDGIVRTIAMGTSDGLKRGLKVSNTGAPISVPVGKQTLGRIMDVLGQPIDEAGPINEELRLPIHRKAPSFSEQAANEQLLETGIKVIDLLCPFAKGGKVGLFGGAGVGKTVNMMELIRNIAIEHSGYSVFAGVGERTREGNDFYHEMKESNVLDKVSLVYGQMNEPPGNRLRVALTGLTVAENFRDEGRDVLLFIDNIYRYTLAGVEVSALLGRMPSAVGYQPTLAAEMGALQERITSTKTGSITSIQAVYVPADDLTDPSPATTFAHLDATVVLSRQIAELGIYPAIDPLDSNSRQLDLLIVGEEHYTVARAVQKTLQRYKELKDIIAILGMDELSEQDKLIVMRARKVQRFLSQPFFVAEIFTGSPGKYVSLKETIRGFKAILNGEYDDVPEQAFYMVGGIDEVATKAKAL, encoded by the coding sequence ATGAAGCAAACAGAATCTACCGGAAATATTGTTGAAATTATTGGTGCCGTCGTTGACGTCCAGTTTTCACGTGGACACGTGCCTAACATTTATGATGCATTGATGGTGGATAATGAGGGTTTAATACTCGAAGTTCAACAGCAGTTAGGCGATGGTATTGTTCGTACTATTGCAATGGGTACCAGTGATGGTTTAAAGCGAGGTTTAAAGGTAAGCAATACTGGGGCGCCTATTAGTGTACCTGTGGGTAAACAAACCTTGGGACGTATTATGGACGTTTTAGGTCAGCCTATTGATGAGGCCGGCCCCATTAATGAAGAATTACGTTTACCAATTCATCGTAAGGCGCCTAGTTTTTCGGAACAAGCCGCCAATGAGCAGCTCTTAGAGACGGGTATCAAAGTAATTGATTTACTTTGTCCTTTTGCAAAAGGCGGTAAAGTAGGTTTATTTGGTGGTGCGGGTGTAGGTAAAACTGTCAACATGATGGAACTTATCCGTAATATTGCCATCGAACATAGTGGTTATTCCGTATTTGCCGGTGTTGGTGAGCGTACACGGGAAGGAAATGATTTCTACCACGAAATGAAAGAATCTAACGTTTTAGATAAAGTGTCGTTGGTCTATGGACAGATGAATGAACCTCCTGGTAATCGTTTGCGTGTGGCATTGACTGGTCTAACCGTTGCAGAAAATTTTCGTGATGAGGGTCGTGATGTTTTATTATTTATCGATAATATTTATCGTTATACGCTCGCGGGCGTAGAAGTTTCTGCGTTATTAGGTCGTATGCCTTCAGCCGTAGGTTATCAACCGACATTGGCTGCTGAAATGGGTGCTTTGCAAGAGCGTATTACTTCAACTAAAACAGGCTCTATCACCTCTATCCAAGCGGTATATGTTCCTGCTGACGATTTGACGGATCCTTCTCCAGCAACTACCTTTGCACATTTAGATGCTACCGTTGTATTGTCGCGTCAAATTGCCGAATTAGGGATTTACCCGGCTATCGATCCTCTTGATTCTAATAGCCGTCAGCTGGATCTGTTGATTGTTGGTGAAGAGCATTATACAGTGGCGCGTGCGGTGCAAAAAACCTTACAGCGTTATAAAGAATTAAAGGACATTATTGCTATTTTAGGGATGGATGAGCTATCAGAACAAGATAAGCTTATTGTAATGCGCGCACGTAAAGTACAGCGGTTTTTATCACAACCGTTCTTTGTTGCAGAAATATTTACCGGTTCGCCAGGTAAATATGTCAGCCTTAAAGAAACGATTCGTGGCTTTAAAGCAATATTAAATGGCGAATATGACGATGTGCCAGAACAAGCATTTTATATGGTTGGTGGTATTGACGAAGTAGCGACTAAAGCAAAGGCCTTATAG
- a CDS encoding F0F1 ATP synthase subunit epsilon yields MMKSMQVDIVSAETEIFSGQVAHLVVSGLLGELGIYPGHTQLVTALKPGSVRLVKPDGEDEVLYISGGILEVQPTLITLLADTAVRAADLDEMAALEAKQRAEHALSDKQADIDYAKATIELAQAVAQLQAIAKLKQKATGKR; encoded by the coding sequence ATGATGAAGAGTATGCAGGTTGACATAGTTAGTGCTGAAACTGAGATTTTTTCAGGTCAAGTTGCTCACTTAGTGGTTAGCGGGTTGCTCGGAGAGTTAGGCATTTATCCAGGCCACACACAACTGGTAACCGCATTAAAGCCAGGATCTGTTCGGCTTGTAAAACCAGATGGAGAGGATGAAGTTCTCTATATTTCGGGTGGCATATTAGAAGTTCAGCCTACGTTAATTACGCTTTTAGCGGATACAGCGGTTCGAGCAGCTGATTTAGATGAGATGGCAGCATTAGAAGCGAAACAGCGTGCGGAGCATGCTTTAAGCGATAAACAAGCCGATATTGATTATGCAAAAGCAACAATAGAACTTGCCCAAGCTGTTGCACAATTGCAAGCAATTGCTAAGTTAAAGCAGAAAGCAACAGGAAAGCGTTAA
- the glmU gene encoding bifunctional UDP-N-acetylglucosamine diphosphorylase/glucosamine-1-phosphate N-acetyltransferase GlmU yields the protein MKSNKLSHPQKKFLDVIILAAGHGKRMHSNLPKVLHKLAGKPLLQYIVETVSQLNPHAIHVIYGNGGSQVPNYLADLAVTWVKQKEILGTGHAVAQAIPQIKNDENQVLILLGDTPLIHLSTLKKLIANTKPNEIGLITLTTPYPFGLGRILRNAKGEVAQIIEEKEATAVQKKIQEVNSGIFYVPVKLLKQWLPNLKKMNAQGEYYLTDIIEMAVNSKINVVTVSSDIEGETQGINDRVQLAKLERHYQKSQAEKLMLKGLTLHDPNRFDLRGKLTIGKDVVIDINVILEGENTIGANSYIGPNTTLKNVKIGAGVEIKGYCMIEDAIIEDNCIIGPFARIRPGTKLKNNVHIGNFVEIKNSQIQSETKINHLSYIGDAKIGKNVNVGAGTITCNYDGVKKYQTIIEDEVFIGSNAALIAPIRVGKKATIGAGSTLSKEVPAGKLTVSRAETRTISTWKRPK from the coding sequence ATGAAATCAAACAAACTATCACACCCCCAAAAAAAATTTCTTGATGTCATTATTCTTGCCGCAGGTCACGGCAAGCGTATGCATTCTAATCTACCTAAAGTTTTGCATAAACTAGCGGGGAAACCATTACTACAGTACATAGTAGAAACGGTTAGTCAATTAAATCCACATGCTATTCATGTCATATATGGGAATGGCGGAAGCCAAGTGCCTAATTATCTAGCTGATTTAGCGGTTACTTGGGTGAAGCAAAAAGAAATTTTAGGTACGGGTCATGCTGTTGCACAAGCGATACCACAGATTAAAAACGATGAGAATCAAGTACTTATTTTGCTGGGAGATACCCCGCTCATTCATTTGAGTACCTTAAAAAAATTAATTGCTAATACGAAACCGAATGAAATTGGTTTGATTACCTTAACAACGCCGTATCCATTTGGATTAGGTCGTATTTTGCGTAATGCAAAGGGGGAAGTTGCTCAAATCATCGAAGAAAAGGAAGCAACAGCCGTACAAAAAAAAATACAGGAAGTAAATAGTGGTATTTTTTATGTCCCGGTTAAGTTATTAAAACAATGGCTTCCTAATCTTAAAAAAATGAATGCGCAAGGGGAATACTATTTAACGGATATCATTGAAATGGCAGTCAATTCAAAAATTAATGTAGTAACAGTTTCATCCGATATTGAGGGCGAAACGCAAGGCATTAATGATCGAGTGCAGCTTGCTAAACTGGAGCGTCACTACCAGAAAAGCCAAGCAGAAAAGCTCATGCTAAAAGGGCTTACTTTGCACGATCCCAATCGTTTTGATTTACGAGGTAAATTAACTATAGGGAAAGATGTTGTTATCGATATCAATGTTATTTTAGAAGGGGAAAATACCATTGGTGCAAATAGTTATATAGGGCCAAATACAACACTCAAGAATGTCAAAATAGGTGCCGGAGTAGAAATTAAAGGTTATTGCATGATTGAAGATGCGATTATTGAAGATAATTGCATTATTGGTCCTTTTGCGCGCATTCGACCAGGGACTAAATTAAAGAATAATGTTCATATTGGCAATTTTGTTGAGATTAAAAATAGCCAGATTCAATCAGAAACTAAAATTAATCACCTCAGTTATATTGGTGATGCAAAGATTGGAAAAAACGTTAACGTAGGTGCTGGAACCATTACCTGTAATTATGATGGTGTTAAAAAATATCAGACAATCATTGAAGATGAAGTATTTATTGGTTCCAATGCAGCATTAATAGCACCTATTCGCGTAGGGAAGAAAGCAACCATAGGCGCTGGTTCTACCTTAAGTAAAGAGGTACCTGCAGGAAAATTAACGGTTAGCCGTGCAGAGACACGGACTATATCAACTTGGAAACGGCCTAAATAA
- a CDS encoding N-acetylmuramoyl-L-alanine amidase, giving the protein MSNCTNNNLVIDKSHASPNVNQRIFSLVLHYTALDLKSSLKALTDPNTQVSAHYLIPEQSISGKRQIFQLVDEKERAWHAGASTWQKRINLNDSSIGIEIVNLGYSDKNGKRLWYPFTDYQIESVIELAKIIIARYQIHPSCIIGHSDIAPGRKVDPGPLFPWKTLYENGIGAWFEEEEELGYNHAHEIDISSLQKNLQAYGYAIEITGTLDKQTRTILQAFQMHFRARDYSGNPDTETFAILENLLKKYFPKIK; this is encoded by the coding sequence ATGTCAAACTGCACTAACAACAACTTAGTCATTGATAAAAGTCACGCTTCACCTAACGTCAATCAACGGATCTTTTCTTTAGTTTTACATTACACCGCACTTGACCTTAAATCTTCGTTAAAAGCATTAACTGACCCTAACACGCAGGTCAGTGCACATTACCTTATTCCTGAACAGAGCATAAGCGGAAAAAGACAAATTTTTCAACTGGTTGATGAAAAAGAACGCGCTTGGCATGCAGGCGCTAGTACGTGGCAGAAAAGAATAAACTTAAATGATTCTTCTATTGGAATAGAGATTGTTAATTTAGGCTATAGCGATAAAAATGGGAAACGACTCTGGTATCCTTTTACTGATTATCAAATTGAAAGTGTGATTGAATTAGCAAAAATTATTATTGCTCGCTATCAGATCCATCCTAGCTGTATCATTGGACATAGTGATATAGCACCGGGGCGAAAAGTGGATCCTGGCCCTTTATTTCCCTGGAAAACTCTCTATGAAAATGGCATTGGCGCATGGTTTGAAGAAGAAGAAGAACTTGGCTATAATCATGCACATGAGATTGATATTTCAAGTTTACAAAAAAATTTACAAGCCTATGGATATGCGATTGAAATAACGGGAACACTTGATAAACAAACTCGTACCATTTTACAAGCCTTTCAAATGCACTTCAGAGCTCGAGATTATTCAGGTAATCCAGACACTGAAACCTTTGCAATACTTGAAAATTTACTAAAAAAATACTTTCCTAAGATAAAATAA
- a CDS encoding host attachment protein, with translation MIWIISLNSSLGHIYSYEPKEHQLTLLESLTNPSAHLKDSDLLTDKPGHYQTMHAAKGAYEAPSDPHEVALARFTRNLADLLKKGLDNHQYKKLILCAPPHVGGALLSNLDKQVEHTLLINIKKNFVESDPSQLIDYLKANWWDIVRSNKL, from the coding sequence ATGATTTGGATCATTAGTTTAAACAGCAGTCTAGGTCATATTTATTCTTATGAACCAAAGGAACACCAGCTAACGCTTTTAGAAAGCTTAACAAACCCAAGTGCACATCTAAAAGACAGTGATTTACTGACCGATAAGCCTGGTCACTATCAAACCATGCACGCTGCCAAAGGAGCCTATGAAGCACCCAGCGATCCGCACGAAGTAGCGCTAGCACGCTTTACCCGAAATTTAGCTGATTTATTAAAAAAAGGGCTTGATAATCATCAATATAAAAAACTCATTTTATGCGCGCCGCCGCATGTAGGCGGCGCTCTGTTAAGCAACCTTGATAAACAAGTTGAGCATACCTTATTAATAAATATCAAAAAAAATTTTGTTGAATCGGATCCCTCACAGTTAATTGACTATTTAAAAGCAAACTGGTGGGATATTGTTCGTTCAAATAAATTATAA
- the rpiA gene encoding ribose-5-phosphate isomerase RpiA: MKNQEDLKKASAKAALDYIKMGQVIGLGSGSTVNHFITALASIKSKIEGVVAASVNTEKYLKQHGIPILNLNTAGELALYIDGADEVNPQLQLIKGGGGALTREKIIAAASKHFICIADESKYVGLLGQGALPIEVIPMGRSYVAREIVKLGGFPAYRDNFLTDNGNIILDTQNWDFTDPIRLERLLNNIPGVVCNGLFAQRPADTLLLATDSGVKTTER, encoded by the coding sequence ATGAAAAATCAAGAGGATTTAAAAAAGGCTTCAGCTAAAGCCGCATTAGACTATATTAAAATGGGCCAAGTTATTGGTTTAGGCAGTGGATCCACTGTCAATCACTTTATAACCGCATTAGCCTCTATAAAATCAAAAATTGAAGGTGTTGTTGCAGCCTCTGTTAATACCGAAAAATATTTAAAACAACACGGTATTCCTATCCTAAATCTTAATACCGCTGGTGAATTAGCGCTTTACATCGATGGTGCTGACGAAGTCAATCCCCAACTACAGCTAATAAAAGGAGGGGGCGGTGCTTTAACTCGCGAAAAAATTATAGCGGCTGCGAGCAAACACTTTATTTGTATCGCTGATGAAAGTAAATACGTTGGATTATTAGGACAAGGCGCACTTCCCATTGAAGTTATTCCTATGGGGCGTAGCTATGTTGCGAGAGAAATTGTTAAATTAGGAGGCTTTCCTGCTTATCGCGATAACTTCCTTACCGATAATGGAAATATTATTTTAGATACTCAAAATTGGGACTTTACTGATCCTATTCGCCTAGAACGACTCCTTAATAACATTCCCGGTGTTGTTTGCAATGGGCTATTTGCGCAACGTCCCGCCGATACATTATTACTAGCCACCGACAGTGGCGTTAAAACAACAGAAAGGTAG
- a CDS encoding thiol:disulfide interchange protein DsbA/DsbL yields the protein MLKLTIRSLALLILSTLLISCGKVSSGKPNSPTDFQAGRDYQVISNSQITPIIGPKEIIEVKEFFNYACPACYHFEPILEKWLAKKPAYVKFERIPIIFQPSWRSLARAYYIAQMLGVERQLTPALFKAIHVDRQDLSDPKLQEAFFIKEGVKQQEFESMASFSPGIDAQLLRSDTLMQEDKIVAAPTLVVDNRYKVDPSLVGGDPARFLQVVDYLIEKVRKGEE from the coding sequence ATGCTTAAGTTGACTATCCGTAGCCTGGCGTTACTGATTTTATCCACCCTATTGATATCTTGTGGGAAGGTCAGTAGTGGTAAGCCAAACTCCCCTACTGATTTTCAAGCAGGGAGAGACTATCAAGTTATTTCTAACTCACAAATTACCCCTATAATAGGTCCTAAAGAAATTATAGAGGTCAAAGAGTTTTTTAATTATGCCTGTCCAGCTTGTTACCATTTTGAACCAATCTTAGAAAAGTGGCTGGCGAAAAAGCCGGCTTATGTGAAGTTTGAACGTATACCCATTATATTTCAGCCTAGTTGGCGCAGTTTAGCGCGTGCTTATTACATAGCCCAGATGTTAGGCGTAGAGAGACAATTGACGCCTGCACTATTTAAAGCTATTCATGTTGATAGGCAGGATTTGTCTGATCCTAAATTACAAGAAGCTTTTTTTATTAAAGAAGGTGTTAAACAACAAGAATTTGAAAGTATGGCGAGCTTTTCGCCGGGTATTGATGCACAGCTATTACGTAGTGATACCTTGATGCAAGAGGATAAAATTGTTGCTGCGCCAACATTAGTGGTGGATAACCGGTATAAAGTTGATCCCAGCCTTGTAGGCGGAGACCCGGCGCGTTTTTTACAAGTGGTTGATTATTTAATTGAGAAAGTGAGAAAAGGGGAAGAGTGA
- a CDS encoding ATP-binding cassette domain-containing protein produces MDNLVEVRRLSFERNGRTVFSDINLTIPRGKITAIMGPSGCGKTTLLRLIGGQLKPKAGTVQINDRVINNLSRTQLYELRRKIGILFQSGALFTNLNVFENIAFPLREHTQLPDFMIRDIVLMKLESVGLRGTAELMPSQLSGGMARRIALARAIALDPELIMYDEPFTGLDPIALGVIIKLICDLNRALSMTMILVSHDVQEVMRIADYIYLIASGKIIGRGTPEELSMNKNPELEQFLQGLPDGVVPFHYPAVDYIQDLFH; encoded by the coding sequence TTGGACAATTTAGTCGAGGTTCGACGTTTGTCTTTTGAACGTAACGGACGCACCGTCTTTTCCGATATCAACCTAACTATCCCGCGTGGAAAAATTACTGCGATTATGGGGCCAAGTGGTTGTGGTAAAACAACCCTTTTACGCTTAATAGGCGGTCAGCTTAAGCCCAAGGCCGGAACTGTACAGATTAATGACAGAGTTATTAATAATTTATCGCGTACACAGCTTTATGAGTTACGTCGCAAGATAGGTATTTTATTCCAAAGCGGTGCACTATTTACGAATTTAAACGTTTTTGAAAATATTGCTTTCCCTCTGCGAGAACATACACAGCTACCTGATTTTATGATTCGTGATATTGTGCTGATGAAATTAGAGTCTGTAGGGTTGCGAGGCACAGCTGAACTCATGCCTAGTCAGCTATCAGGTGGTATGGCACGCCGTATTGCATTAGCCCGAGCGATTGCGCTTGATCCAGAACTGATTATGTACGATGAACCGTTTACCGGGTTAGACCCTATTGCGCTTGGGGTCATTATTAAGCTGATTTGTGATTTGAATAGAGCATTATCCATGACGATGATTTTGGTCTCGCATGATGTCCAAGAAGTCATGCGTATTGCGGATTATATTTATTTGATTGCAAGCGGCAAGATTATTGGTCGGGGAACGCCGGAAGAATTAAGTATGAATAAAAACCCTGAGCTTGAACAATTTTTGCAAGGCTTACCCGATGGTGTCGTTCCATTTCATTATCCTGCCGTCGATTATATTCAAGATTTGTTTCATTAA
- the mlaE gene encoding lipid asymmetry maintenance ABC transporter permease subunit MlaE codes for MTNTLSELGRIGLGLLMGLGRSGLFFLHALYRRPHFRKNFPLLVEQLYFIGVLSLLIIILSGLFIGMVVGLQGYNTLDKFGASQQLGQLVALSVVRELGPVVTALLFAGRAGSALTAEIGLMKSTEQLASMEMMGVDPLRRIIAPRFWAGFISMPLLAIIFSSIAIWGGYLVGVVWLGVDGGTFWGAMQASVDFYDDIVNGIIKSIVFGIVVTWIAVFQGYDTVPTAQGIGRATTRTVVYSSLAVLGLDFILTAVMMGGW; via the coding sequence ATAACTAACACATTAAGTGAGTTGGGCCGAATTGGCTTAGGATTATTGATGGGTCTCGGGCGTTCGGGGCTATTTTTTTTGCATGCGCTTTATCGCAGACCACACTTTAGAAAAAATTTTCCCTTGCTGGTAGAACAACTGTATTTTATCGGTGTGCTTTCACTGCTGATTATTATTTTATCGGGATTATTTATTGGTATGGTCGTTGGATTACAGGGCTATAATACTTTAGATAAATTTGGAGCAAGCCAACAATTAGGTCAGCTTGTGGCCTTGAGTGTGGTTCGAGAATTAGGTCCAGTCGTGACGGCATTATTGTTTGCAGGACGTGCAGGTTCAGCGTTGACGGCCGAAATTGGTTTAATGAAGTCAACCGAGCAGTTAGCAAGTATGGAAATGATGGGTGTTGATCCACTGCGACGTATTATTGCTCCTCGTTTTTGGGCAGGTTTTATCTCAATGCCATTGTTAGCCATCATTTTTAGCAGCATTGCCATTTGGGGAGGCTACTTAGTAGGGGTAGTATGGTTAGGTGTCGATGGCGGTACCTTTTGGGGAGCGATGCAAGCTTCGGTTGATTTTTACGATGATATTGTCAACGGGATAATAAAAAGCATTGTTTTTGGGATCGTAGTGACGTGGATTGCTGTCTTTCAAGGCTATGATACAGTGCCGACAGCACAGGGAATTGGGCGTGCTACCACGCGTACGGTTGTTTATTCTTCTTTAGCGGTGCTGGGTTTAGATTTTATATTAACGGCTGTGATGATGGGGGGTTGGTAA
- the mlaD gene encoding outer membrane lipid asymmetry maintenance protein MlaD, producing MRDRIIEVWVGLFMLCSIIAVLILALKVSGLSNALASNGYTITADFDNIGGLKVRSPVTLAGVRIGQVSSIKLDSTQFKAIVTMQLDAKQQQLPADTSASIQTQGLLGANYISLKPGFDQNFLKNGSVIQDTHPALILEDLIGQLVFSLKNSGGKQ from the coding sequence GTGCGCGATAGGATAATAGAGGTTTGGGTGGGTTTATTTATGCTGTGCAGTATTATTGCTGTACTTATTTTAGCGCTTAAGGTAAGTGGTTTAAGTAATGCCCTTGCTAGTAATGGCTATACCATTACGGCAGATTTTGATAATATCGGCGGGCTTAAAGTGCGATCACCCGTTACCTTGGCGGGTGTTCGAATTGGTCAAGTTTCCTCCATAAAACTCGATAGTACACAATTTAAAGCAATCGTAACCATGCAACTTGATGCGAAGCAACAACAATTGCCAGCGGATACATCAGCGAGTATTCAAACTCAAGGATTGTTAGGTGCTAATTACATTAGCCTTAAGCCTGGGTTTGATCAAAATTTTTTAAAGAATGGAAGTGTTATTCAAGATACGCATCCTGCGTTAATCCTAGAGGACTTAATTGGGCAACTCGTATTCAGTTTAAAGAACTCAGGGGGAAAACAGTGA
- a CDS encoding MlaC/ttg2D family ABC transporter substrate-binding protein has protein sequence MKKFILFMIGLLVCTAVWAISSPLDLLQTTSNQLIATLQQNQATLKTKPQLVYGIVNQILLPHVDLVSMSERALGRNAWMQASPAQRQAFTQQFTTLLIRTYSSALAQYTDEKIKFDPLRSNFNAASRVQVNSKIIRDSGPAINVSYRLMRVGEQWKLYDFSVDGISLVESFRSQFVQELQQAGIDGLINKLAQHNAQNN, from the coding sequence GTGAAAAAATTTATTTTATTTATGATTGGGTTATTAGTTTGTACAGCGGTATGGGCTATTTCTTCGCCGCTGGATTTGTTGCAAACCACATCCAATCAATTGATTGCGACGTTGCAACAAAACCAAGCTACATTAAAAACAAAGCCACAGCTTGTTTATGGCATTGTTAATCAAATTTTATTGCCACATGTAGACCTAGTCAGTATGTCAGAAAGAGCATTAGGTAGAAACGCATGGATGCAAGCAAGCCCTGCACAAAGACAAGCGTTTACTCAGCAATTTACTACCTTATTGATTCGTACTTATTCAAGTGCGTTAGCACAATATACGGATGAAAAAATAAAGTTTGATCCATTACGGAGCAACTTTAATGCAGCGTCACGTGTGCAAGTTAATAGTAAGATCATTCGTGACTCAGGGCCTGCTATCAATGTCAGTTATCGATTAATGCGAGTAGGCGAGCAATGGAAACTTTACGACTTTAGTGTCGATGGTATTAGTTTAGTGGAGAGTTTTCGCTCTCAGTTTGTGCAAGAACTACAACAAGCGGGCATTGATGGATTGATCAATAAGCTTGCACAGCATAATGCGCAAAATAACTAA
- a CDS encoding STAS domain-containing protein, translating into MNNSSNLFQKRDGAYCLSGELSFDTVPRIWQQSQEALKDKAQSVVFDLAEVTQSDSSGVALLIAWTRSFHRQSRTIHFLHLPKQMLAIIQLAGLKNIVPIKI; encoded by the coding sequence ATGAACAACTCGTCTAATTTGTTTCAAAAGCGTGACGGTGCTTATTGTCTTTCGGGAGAATTAAGTTTTGATACCGTACCCCGGATATGGCAACAAAGTCAGGAGGCGCTAAAAGATAAAGCACAATCAGTTGTTTTTGATTTAGCAGAAGTCACTCAAAGCGATAGTAGTGGCGTTGCTTTGTTGATTGCTTGGACACGGAGTTTTCACCGTCAATCACGGACAATTCATTTTCTTCATTTGCCTAAGCAAATGTTAGCGATAATCCAGCTTGCTGGCCTAAAAAACATCGTACCGATAAAAATTTAA
- the murA gene encoding UDP-N-acetylglucosamine 1-carboxyvinyltransferase, translating to MDKLIIKGGTPLQGEVRISGAKNATLPILAACLLSKEPITLFNVPHLQDVTTMVELLSGMGAQFMIGERMSLEVNARDLIDSYAPYALVRKMRASILVLGALLARCGEAIVSLPGGCAIGTRPVNLHIQGLQAMGVKMSVENGYIKAKAKGRLQGAVIKLDTITVTGTENLMMAATLAKGKTVIKNAAREPEVVDLANFLNSIGANISDAGTDTITIEGVQQLTGGYYRILPDRIEAATYLIATACTRGFIRLKDIKAKHLEAVIYTLREAGTEITIGDHWIELDMRNKRAKAVNVITAPYPAFPTDVQAQIMALNITAEGTGTITETVFENRFMHAQEMRRMGADITLKGNTAVCKGVEKLTGAEVMATDLRASASLVLAGLTAEGETTVNRIYHIDRGYECIEEKLSQLGGKIKRISVSEAP from the coding sequence GTGGATAAACTTATTATTAAGGGAGGGACACCGTTGCAAGGTGAGGTGCGAATTTCTGGGGCGAAGAATGCAACCTTACCTATTTTAGCGGCTTGCTTATTATCAAAAGAACCGATTACTTTATTTAATGTGCCGCATCTGCAAGATGTGACGACTATGGTGGAGCTTCTGAGTGGTATGGGTGCTCAATTCATGATTGGTGAGCGCATGAGTTTAGAAGTGAATGCGCGCGACTTGATCGATTCCTATGCGCCCTATGCGCTGGTTCGAAAAATGCGCGCTTCTATTCTGGTATTAGGAGCATTATTAGCACGTTGTGGTGAAGCAATTGTTTCTTTGCCAGGCGGTTGTGCGATTGGAACTCGGCCCGTTAATCTGCATATCCAAGGATTGCAGGCAATGGGTGTGAAGATGAGTGTTGAAAATGGTTATATCAAGGCTAAAGCAAAGGGACGGCTACAAGGTGCTGTGATTAAACTCGATACAATTACCGTAACAGGAACAGAAAATTTAATGATGGCAGCAACGCTGGCAAAAGGAAAAACCGTTATAAAAAATGCGGCGCGTGAACCAGAAGTTGTTGATTTAGCTAATTTTTTAAATAGCATCGGCGCTAATATTAGCGATGCTGGAACAGATACGATAACCATCGAAGGCGTTCAACAGTTAACAGGCGGTTATTACCGAATTTTACCTGATCGCATTGAGGCTGCTACCTATCTTATTGCAACAGCCTGTACACGAGGGTTTATTCGTTTAAAAGATATAAAAGCGAAACATTTAGAAGCGGTTATTTATACCTTACGAGAAGCGGGTACGGAAATTACCATTGGCGATCATTGGATTGAGTTGGATATGCGTAATAAACGTGCAAAAGCAGTTAATGTTATTACAGCACCCTATCCAGCTTTTCCTACCGATGTTCAAGCGCAAATTATGGCATTGAATATTACGGCAGAAGGAACTGGTACTATTACCGAAACGGTTTTTGAAAATCGCTTTATGCATGCTCAAGAAATGCGTCGTATGGGTGCAGATATCACATTAAAAGGTAATACCGCTGTTTGTAAGGGTGTTGAGAAGTTAACGGGTGCCGAAGTGATGGCTACAGATTTACGTGCTTCTGCGAGTTTGGTTCTTGCCGGATTGACGGCAGAAGGTGAAACGACAGTCAATCGGATCTATCATATTGACCGCGGTTATGAGTGTATAGAAGAAAAATTATCACAATTAGGTGGCAAGATTAAGCGTATCTCTGTCTCAGAAGCACCGTAA